The following proteins come from a genomic window of Rhodoligotrophos sp. CJ14:
- a CDS encoding hybrid sensor histidine kinase/response regulator: MFNSWTILAIALAYLGALFAVASYYDRMRKERRGKPRPLVYALSLGVYCTSWTFYGSVGLSAKKGFEFLPIYIGPIIMFGLGWPIIRHIVDLAKRQNITSIADFIAARYGKNQALGAAVSAVAVIGLVPYISLQLKAAANSLITLLTLAGTQQSSLLGVPILGDLALVIAIAMAAFTMLFGTRHIDTTEHQDGVIAAIALESVVKLFAFLAVGSFVVFGMMGGIGAMMGQVAQHSEIEQLLTRGFEGGRWITATLLSCIAIVLLPRQFHVTAVENTNLTDVKRAAWLFPLYLVVINIFVVPIAVAGLLTFGSGANGDMFVLALPVAAGAPIFTLIAFIGGLSAATAMVIVESLALSIMVSNNIAVPLLLRRRAYRADGGEDMGGFLLMCRRAAIVIIIALGYLFHRMIGNAFQLADIGLLSFAAIAQFAPAFFGGLIWRRATARGAVAGVLAGTAMWAYTLLLPALTDAGWFSRSLLADGPFGMALLRPEFLFNLELEPLTHGVFWSLLVNIACYVAVSLVRVPQPIEKVQANVFVATDLPVAPQSFRLWRTAITVRDLRDTVARYLGAERTQRSFAEFAASRGIKLDENGEADIRLLRFAEHLLASAVGASSSRLVLALMLERYSANTRGAMRLLDDATAAIQYNRDLLQSAIDHVRQGIAVFDRDLNLICWNRQFRLLMQLPEEVGRVGIPIHEVVKIIVANADIGTEDFDRVVARRIDNLVVRRSPYQERMQSGAVIETRSNIMPDGGVVVTFTDITERVRAAEALLRANESLERRVQERTAELVALNQELVRAKAEAEAANLGKTRFIAAASHDILQPLNAARLYTSSLVERSHGSQDQQLIRNVDASLEAVEEILSALLDISRLDAGALKPELTEFRLDQVFKALAVELGPMAAEKGLKLTFVPTSLTVYSDRRLLRRALQNLVSNAIKYTRKGKLVVGCRRQQGAATVEVHDSGPGIPPEKISVIFREFQRLDDTAGDVPGLGLGLSIVDRIVQMLDHRLSVRSLPGRGSVFSIRLPATGISAAAAETPSEQIRPAQLEAEGPMRRLKVLCVDNEKAILDGMTSLLTGWGCQVVTATNGEEAAAALRADGSVDVVLADYHLQQGTGLELIEALRAQSERPFAAVLITADRSRALQAQAQSLGIGYLKKPVKPAALRALLTRSLIRRQAAE; encoded by the coding sequence ATGTTCAACAGCTGGACAATCCTTGCAATCGCGCTCGCCTATCTCGGGGCGCTGTTTGCCGTTGCCAGCTATTACGACAGGATGCGCAAGGAGCGGCGGGGAAAACCGCGGCCGCTGGTCTATGCACTGAGCCTCGGTGTTTATTGTACGTCGTGGACCTTCTACGGCAGCGTCGGATTATCGGCGAAGAAGGGCTTCGAGTTCCTGCCCATCTATATCGGTCCGATCATCATGTTCGGACTGGGCTGGCCGATCATCCGGCACATCGTCGATCTCGCCAAGCGGCAGAACATCACCTCGATCGCCGATTTCATCGCCGCCCGTTACGGCAAGAACCAGGCCTTGGGAGCCGCGGTCTCGGCGGTCGCCGTTATTGGCCTCGTCCCCTATATCTCGCTGCAGCTCAAGGCCGCAGCGAATTCCCTCATCACGCTCCTGACGCTGGCGGGCACGCAACAGTCAAGTCTGCTCGGCGTTCCGATCCTCGGTGATCTGGCGCTGGTGATCGCCATTGCCATGGCGGCCTTCACCATGCTGTTCGGCACGCGCCACATCGACACCACCGAGCATCAGGACGGGGTGATTGCGGCCATTGCCTTAGAGTCGGTCGTGAAGCTGTTCGCCTTTCTCGCGGTCGGGAGCTTCGTCGTCTTTGGGATGATGGGCGGCATCGGCGCGATGATGGGGCAGGTGGCCCAGCATAGCGAAATCGAGCAGCTGCTGACGCGCGGTTTCGAAGGCGGTCGCTGGATCACCGCAACCCTGCTTTCATGCATCGCCATCGTGCTGCTGCCGCGGCAGTTTCACGTGACGGCCGTCGAGAATACCAACCTGACGGATGTGAAGCGGGCAGCCTGGCTCTTTCCACTCTATCTGGTGGTCATCAATATCTTCGTGGTTCCGATCGCCGTTGCCGGATTGCTAACCTTCGGCAGTGGCGCCAATGGGGATATGTTCGTGCTCGCGCTGCCGGTGGCTGCGGGCGCGCCGATCTTCACGCTGATCGCCTTTATCGGTGGCCTGTCGGCGGCAACGGCGATGGTGATCGTTGAATCGCTCGCGCTCTCGATCATGGTCAGCAACAATATCGCCGTGCCGCTTTTGTTGAGGCGCCGGGCCTATCGTGCCGATGGCGGTGAGGACATGGGCGGGTTCCTGCTCATGTGCCGGCGCGCCGCGATCGTGATCATCATCGCGCTCGGCTATCTCTTCCATCGTATGATCGGCAATGCGTTTCAGCTGGCCGATATCGGGCTGCTGTCCTTTGCCGCCATCGCGCAATTCGCGCCTGCCTTCTTCGGCGGCCTCATCTGGCGCAGGGCGACGGCGCGCGGGGCGGTTGCGGGCGTGCTCGCCGGCACGGCCATGTGGGCCTACACGTTACTCTTGCCGGCGCTGACGGATGCAGGCTGGTTCTCCCGCTCCTTGCTGGCGGATGGCCCGTTCGGGATGGCGCTGCTGCGCCCCGAGTTCCTGTTCAATCTCGAGCTCGAGCCGCTCACCCATGGGGTGTTCTGGAGCCTCCTGGTCAACATTGCCTGCTATGTGGCGGTGTCGCTGGTGCGCGTGCCGCAGCCGATCGAGAAGGTGCAGGCCAATGTGTTCGTGGCGACCGACCTGCCGGTTGCCCCGCAAAGCTTCCGCCTTTGGCGCACGGCAATCACCGTCCGGGACCTGCGCGATACGGTCGCCCGCTATCTCGGCGCTGAGCGAACACAGCGGTCATTCGCTGAATTTGCCGCAAGCCGCGGCATCAAGCTCGACGAGAATGGAGAGGCCGATATCCGGCTGCTTCGTTTCGCCGAGCATCTGTTGGCAAGCGCGGTGGGCGCCTCGTCATCGCGGCTCGTGCTCGCCCTCATGCTGGAGCGCTACAGCGCGAATACCCGCGGTGCGATGCGTCTGCTCGATGATGCGACCGCCGCGATCCAATATAACCGCGATCTCCTGCAATCGGCGATCGACCATGTCCGGCAGGGCATCGCGGTGTTCGACCGCGACCTCAACCTGATCTGCTGGAACCGGCAGTTCCGGTTGCTGATGCAGCTGCCGGAGGAGGTGGGTCGGGTCGGCATTCCGATCCATGAGGTGGTCAAGATCATCGTCGCGAATGCGGATATCGGCACGGAGGACTTTGACCGGGTGGTGGCCCGCCGCATCGATAATCTCGTCGTGCGGCGCTCGCCCTATCAGGAGCGGATGCAGTCGGGCGCGGTGATCGAAACGCGCTCGAATATCATGCCTGACGGCGGCGTGGTGGTGACCTTCACGGATATCACCGAACGGGTGCGCGCGGCAGAGGCGCTGCTCAGGGCCAATGAAAGCCTCGAGCGGCGCGTGCAGGAACGTACCGCGGAGCTGGTTGCGCTCAACCAGGAGCTGGTGCGGGCGAAGGCCGAGGCCGAAGCGGCCAATCTGGGCAAGACACGGTTCATCGCCGCTGCGAGCCATGACATTCTCCAACCGCTCAATGCCGCCCGGCTCTATACATCGAGCCTGGTTGAGCGCAGCCATGGCTCGCAGGACCAACAGCTCATTCGCAATGTGGATGCATCACTGGAGGCGGTCGAGGAGATCCTGTCGGCGCTGCTCGATATCTCCAGGCTCGATGCGGGGGCGCTGAAACCGGAATTGACCGAGTTCCGGCTTGATCAGGTGTTCAAGGCACTGGCGGTGGAGCTGGGGCCAATGGCTGCTGAAAAGGGGCTCAAGCTGACTTTCGTGCCCACCAGCCTCACCGTCTATTCCGACCGGCGCCTCTTGCGCCGCGCGCTGCAGAACCTCGTCTCCAACGCGATCAAATATACACGGAAAGGCAAGCTGGTCGTCGGCTGCCGGCGCCAACAGGGGGCGGCCACGGTCGAGGTGCATGACAGTGGGCCTGGCATTCCGCCGGAAAAGATCAGCGTGATCTTTCGGGAGTTCCAGAGACTGGATGATACTGCCGGGGACGTGCCAGGGCTTGGGCTGGGACTCTCCATCGTCGATCGCATCGTGCAGATGCTTGATCATCGTCTCAGCGTGCGATCACTGCCCGGCCGCGGATCCGTGTTCTCGATCAGGCTGCCGGCAACCGGGATATCGGCGGCCGCAGCTGAGACGCCATCGGAGCAGATAAGACCCGCGCAGCTCGAGGCCGAAGGACCTATGCGCCGCCTCAAGGTACTGTGCGTCGACAATGAAAAAGCCATTCTCGATGGCATGACCTCATTGCTCACCGGCTGGGGCTGTCAAGTGGTGACCGCCACCAACGGGGAAGAGGCGGCTGCAGCTCTTCGGGCCGATGGGTCGGTCGATGTGGTGCTCGCCGACTACCATCTGCAGCAAGGGACGGGGCTCGAGCTTATCGAGGCGCTGCGGGCGCAATCGGAGCGGCCCTTTGCAGCCGTGCTGATCACGGCGGACCGATCCCGGGCGCTGCAAGCGCAGGCTCAATCCCTGGGGATCGGGTATCTCAAGAAGCCGGTGAAGCCGGCCGCTCTGCGCGCGCTACTCACGCGGTCGTTGATCAGACGGCAGGCGGCGGAATAA
- a CDS encoding M20/M25/M40 family metallo-hydrolase: MKAFRAVAVLCLGLLPVFAYADTPTLSSTEKTIADYISARSDEQLRLLERLVNINSGTQNVEGVRQVGEGLRPEFESIGFKTHWVELPPDMQRAGMLVAERDGTRGQRLLLIGHLDTVFPKDSPFGRFERRGNVATGPGVIDDKGGIVVLLYALKALNAAQVLDEAQITIALTGDEENSGKPTSISRKPLIALAKNSDVVLDFEPTIPGHASTGRRGVAHWLITTTGNEGHSSIIFSKGVGYGAVFEMARILDRMNNGLRGEHGLTLNPGIILGGTQVDYDRIRGRGDSFGRTNIVAGTAIAHGDLRYLSNAQREQARQKLAEITSRNLPGTSASLEFTEVLPPMPTSAESTGLFDRYSAISERLGYGKVELLPAERRGGGDISFIAPYISAGLVGIGANGTGEHSPQESLEVDSLVKQAQRAALLMHELLQPRERAN; the protein is encoded by the coding sequence GTGAAAGCATTCCGCGCGGTTGCGGTATTATGTCTTGGCTTGCTTCCAGTCTTCGCCTACGCGGACACGCCCACTTTATCATCTACCGAAAAGACAATAGCCGATTACATTTCCGCCCGAAGTGACGAACAGCTGCGGCTTCTCGAGCGCCTCGTCAACATCAATAGCGGAACTCAGAACGTTGAGGGCGTTCGTCAGGTTGGTGAAGGGCTGCGGCCGGAATTCGAGTCGATCGGCTTCAAGACCCACTGGGTTGAGCTTCCTCCTGACATGCAGCGCGCCGGCATGCTTGTTGCCGAAAGGGACGGGACACGCGGTCAGCGGCTGCTTCTGATCGGACACTTGGACACGGTTTTTCCGAAGGATAGCCCCTTCGGCAGGTTTGAGCGCCGGGGGAATGTCGCAACGGGCCCCGGCGTGATCGATGATAAGGGCGGTATCGTCGTTCTTCTCTACGCCTTGAAGGCCCTCAACGCGGCGCAAGTCCTGGATGAGGCCCAGATCACCATCGCATTGACCGGTGATGAGGAGAATAGCGGCAAGCCAACATCAATTTCCCGCAAGCCCCTTATCGCACTCGCCAAGAACAGTGATGTCGTTCTTGATTTCGAGCCGACGATTCCTGGTCATGCCTCAACCGGCCGGCGTGGGGTCGCGCACTGGCTCATCACGACGACAGGAAATGAGGGCCATTCATCGATTATCTTCAGCAAAGGTGTTGGTTATGGTGCCGTGTTTGAAATGGCCAGAATTCTCGACCGCATGAACAATGGCTTGCGCGGCGAGCACGGCTTGACCTTGAACCCCGGGATTATCCTTGGCGGAACGCAAGTGGATTATGATCGTATTCGCGGCCGCGGCGACAGCTTCGGGCGTACGAATATCGTCGCAGGAACGGCGATTGCCCACGGTGATTTGCGCTATCTCAGCAATGCGCAAAGGGAACAGGCGCGGCAGAAGCTTGCAGAGATCACATCGCGCAACCTCCCCGGCACAAGCGCGTCGCTCGAATTCACCGAGGTCCTCCCGCCAATGCCGACCTCTGCTGAAAGCACAGGGCTTTTCGATCGATACAGCGCCATCAGCGAGAGATTGGGCTATGGCAAGGTGGAGCTGTTGCCAGCGGAACGCCGCGGCGGCGGCGATATCTCTTTTATCGCTCCATACATTTCGGCGGGTCTCGTGGGCATCGGGGCGAATGGAACCGGCGAACACTCTC
- the mscL gene encoding large conductance mechanosensitive channel protein MscL, with protein sequence MLQEFKEFAVKGNVVDMAIGIIIGASFTTIVKSLVDDIFMPIVGLVTGGIDFSNVFIQLSGDTSYPTLAAARAAGVATINIGLFINACIAFLIVAWIMFMVVKAMNRLTRKAEAGAADVPPPRQEVLLEEIRDLLRQNRS encoded by the coding sequence ATTCTTCAGGAGTTCAAAGAGTTTGCCGTCAAGGGCAATGTGGTCGACATGGCGATTGGCATTATCATCGGCGCCTCATTTACGACCATTGTGAAGTCCTTGGTGGACGACATCTTCATGCCGATCGTCGGGCTTGTGACCGGGGGCATCGATTTCTCGAACGTCTTCATCCAGCTTTCCGGCGATACGAGCTATCCAACATTGGCAGCCGCCAGGGCGGCAGGCGTGGCGACCATCAATATTGGTCTGTTCATCAATGCTTGCATCGCCTTTCTGATCGTCGCCTGGATCATGTTCATGGTTGTGAAGGCCATGAACCGGCTGACGCGGAAGGCAGAAGCGGGCGCAGCGGATGTGCCACCGCCGCGGCAGGAGGTGCTCCTGGAAGAAATCCGCGACCTGTTGCGCCAGAACCGGAGCTGA